A window from Branchiostoma lanceolatum isolate klBraLanc5 chromosome 9, klBraLanc5.hap2, whole genome shotgun sequence encodes these proteins:
- the LOC136441223 gene encoding noelin-2-like, protein MGMYTYTDFAVDEKGLWIIFATPTNQRNMVIGKLDPETLQITDIWNTSYPIEYVGNTFMVCGVLFAITNYRSPSYVHYVFDTNTGDTSFLNISFPIKTNLYSLDYNPRDGFLYGWDSGKQVIYNVTFDTSTPVPSQQWPNIPSLPPENDGSTMTETEEKMHLLSENNRLEEQLNDMSPQVHSQEHPRKMCYDYTEPPKYNESGCGYLTSVSAPTRHKIFSGSYYKTGTWMQDPAGAVCNDAVYVLPYHGHSSYNFVAKYTSVSNFNAGHKCCQYNLPHQRYGTGHVMYNGSLYYSTGGTTNNMIKYDLATRTVTVRKTLPGAAYSYYQYKHGAHSGIDFAIDEEGLWVIYATSANSGKVVISKLNHDDLTVLKTWETNYPRTSVGEAFMMCGVLYTLTNYKSPGEINFFYNTHTRTNSFVNIPFTFYTVSGHSYNYMYSLDYNPKDKKLYAWYYSHRGQYWGHLITYDIEVTPHI, encoded by the exons ATGGGCATGTACACTTACACAGATTTCGCTGTGGATGAGAAGGGGTTGTGGATCATCTTTGCCACACCAACTAATCAAAGGAACATGGTGATTGGAAAACTTGATCCAGAAACCCTCCAAATCACTGACATTTGGAACACCAGCTATCCCATAGAGTACGTAGGTAACACCTTCATGGTCTGCGGCGTTTTGTTTGCCATCACTAACTATCGATCTCCAAGCTACGTCCACTATGTGTTTGACACCAACACTGGCGATACCTCCTTCCTAAACATCTCTTTCCCCATCAAAACTAACCTGTACAGCCTTGACTACAACCCCCGGGATGGTTTTCTGTATGGTTGGGACAGTGGCAAACAGGTTATCTATAACGTCACCTTTGATACATCGACACCTGTACCATCCCAGCAGTGGCCTAACATACCCTCCCTGCCACCTGAGAATGACGGTTCAACCATGACAGAGACTGAGGAGAAAATGCACCTGTTGTCAGAGAACAACCGTTTGGAAGAGCAGCTGAACGACATGTCTCCACAAGTTCACAGTCAGGAGCATCCTCGCAAGATGTGTTACGACTACACAGAGCCACCAAAGTACAACGAATCAG GCTGTGGTTACCTCACATCTGTATCTGCCCCAACCAGGCACAAGATCTTCTCCGGTAGCTACTATAAAACAGGAACATGGATGCAGGACCCAGCAGGGGCTGTCTGCAATGATGCTGTCTACGTCCTGCCTTACCACGGACATTCCTCATACAATTTTGTAGCCAAGTACACTTCTGTGTCCAACTTCAATGCTGGGCACAAGTGTTGTCAATACAACCTGCCACATCAGAGGTATGGTACAGGGCATGTCATGTATAATGGGTCCCTGTACTACAGTACCGGTGGGACCACAAACAACATGATCAAGTATGACCTGGCCACTCGCACTGTTACTGTCCGTAAAACACTTCCTGGTGCTGCCTACAGCTACTACCAATACAAGCATGGTGCACACAGCGGTATTGACTTTGCCATTGATGAAGAAGGCTTGTGGGTTATCTATGCTACCTCTGCTAACAGCGGTAAAGTTGTCATCAGTAAGCTGAATCATGATGACCTCACCGTACTGAAGACCTGGGAAACTAACTACCCCAGGACTTCTGTTGGTGAGGCCTTCATGATGTGTGGGGTACTGTACACTCTTACTAACTACAAATCACCTGGAGAAATTAACTTCTTCTACAACACTCACACCAGAACTAACTCCTTTGTCAACATCCCTTTCACGTTCTACACTGTGTCTGGACATagttacaattacatgtattctcTTGACTACAATCCAAAGGACAAGAAGCTGTATGCATGGTATTACAGTCACCGTGGTCAATACTGGGGCCATCTTATCACCTATGACATAGAGGTGACACCACATATCTAG
- the LOC136441224 gene encoding noelin-2-like, translating into MALIASLLVLVLMALGECQNMSTDNFEQWNLFREQCEKDESCSYETTMVIKKEQDQESEIKNVSRAVSNVAQDVQKVKQETENLEGLRNELRVMNAKIDVLLENNFTTNNLGLLGTGTGNSAPIIPTSAQLSSWSRSPTNMSTVDIGWLRQKNRMYRGAHSTMTRSLTPYIAPVLFKQKWCEGRLTPYPNAGCKGMLTSVGEPEIVVQRGDSYGAWMTDPVGTTCTDNVWYMSGYKGTSVPEYSTVWDFQSGWGCTPYTLPQPWAGTGHVMYNGSLYYTKFNSRTMVKYNLATRTAIYENLPSTVN; encoded by the exons ATGGCACTGATAGCGTCTCTTCTTGTCCTTGTGCTGATGGCACTTGGCGAGTGTCAGAACATGTCGACTGACAACTTCGAACAGTGGAACCTGTTCCGTGAGCAGTGTGAGAAGGACGAATCCTGCAGCTACGAGACCACCATGGTCATCAAGAAGGAACAGGACCAGGAAAGCGAGATCAAGAATgtgagcagggctgtctccaacgTGGCACAAGACGTCCAGAAAGTGAAGCAAGAGACAGAAAACCTGGAGGGCCTGAGGAACGAACTTCGTGTCATGAATGCGAAGATTGATGTGTTGCTGGAAAACAACTTCACAACAAACAACCTCGGTCTGCTGGGAACTGGCACAGGAAACTCAGCCCCCATCATCCCCACCTCTGCTCAACTGTCGTCCTGGTCAAGGAGTCCCACAAACATGTCTACTGTGGACATAGGATGGCTTCGACAGAAGAATAGGATGTATCGAGGTGCACACAGCACCATGACACGATCGTTGACCCCATACATTGCCCCTGTGCTCTTCAAACAGAAATGGTGTGAAGGAAGATTGACTCCCTATCCCAATGCAG GCTGCAAGGGGATGTTGACATCCGTGGGAGAGCCAGAGATCGTGGTCCAACGTGGCGACTCATACGGAGCCTGGATGACAGACCCGGTTGGAACAACGTGCACCGATAATGTCTGGTACATGAGTGGCTATAAAGGCACCTCTGTCCCAGAGTACTCCACGGTTTGGGACTTCCAATCAGGGTGGGGCTGCACTCCCTACACACTGCCTCAGCCCTGGGCTGGTACAGGGCATGTCATGTACAATGGGAGTTTGTACTATACCAAATTCAACTCCCGCACAATGGTGAAGTATAACCTTGCCACCAGAACGGCCATATATGAAAACCTTCCTTCCACAGTCAATTAA